Proteins from one Salarias fasciatus chromosome 14, fSalaFa1.1, whole genome shotgun sequence genomic window:
- the LOC115401006 gene encoding uncharacterized protein C14orf132 yields MELSLMSAQHFPAVSGAFMDSPYNGNTSLQTSTSNLNAGYSRPSEAEDDGKVSSDTIWLWIAVLATIGNIVVVAVVCACAF; encoded by the coding sequence CATTTCCCGGCCGTCAGCGGGGCCTTCATGGATTCTCCGTACAACGGCAACACGTCCCTGCAGACGTCCACGTCCAACCTCAACGCCGGCTACTCGCGGCCCTCAGAAGCAGAGGATGATGGGAAGGTGTCCAGCGACACCATCTGGTTGTGGATTGCGGTGCTGGCGACCATCGGCAACATCGTGGTGGTGGCCGTGGTCTGCGCCTGCGCCTTCTGA